A region from the bacterium BMS3Abin08 genome encodes:
- a CDS encoding aspartate aminotransferase — MISERAGRVKPSPTIAMDSKAKEMKARGVDVINFGVGEPDFDTPEHIKDAAIRALREGKTKYTIVDGIPELKDAIIGKLESDNGLSYSRDEIIVSCGAKHSLYNIAQALLSPGDEVIIPSPYWVSYPAQVLLNDGTPVIAGTTEEEGFVINPDALIPLITPRTRAIILNYPSNPTGLTYDRAILEQIGSIALKHNIYIISDEIYEKLLYDATEHTSIASLSGDIKAMTILVNGISKSHAMTGWRIGYTAGPAEIIKAMKKIQSQSTSNPASISQWAAVEALTGPQDFMEEMIREFDIRRRFLVDELNRMEGVSCMMPKGAFYAFPNIKGLLGGKMGNGIIDDSSALAFYLLDEAKVALVPGSAFGAEGYIRISYATSMENIQEGLNRIRHALAENS, encoded by the coding sequence ATGATTTCTGAACGTGCCGGGAGAGTGAAGCCCTCTCCAACGATCGCAATGGACTCAAAAGCAAAAGAGATGAAGGCCCGTGGAGTGGATGTAATCAACTTCGGTGTGGGGGAACCTGACTTTGACACGCCTGAACACATCAAGGATGCGGCTATACGGGCGTTGAGGGAGGGGAAGACAAAATACACCATCGTAGACGGAATACCCGAGCTGAAAGACGCCATTATAGGGAAACTCGAGAGTGACAACGGTCTGAGTTATTCCCGGGACGAGATAATCGTCTCCTGTGGGGCAAAGCACAGCCTTTACAATATTGCACAGGCGTTGTTAAGCCCGGGTGACGAGGTAATCATCCCCTCGCCCTACTGGGTCTCCTACCCGGCACAGGTCCTCCTCAATGACGGGACCCCGGTTATTGCCGGGACTACCGAGGAGGAGGGCTTTGTTATTAACCCCGATGCACTGATCCCGCTGATAACCCCAAGGACCAGGGCAATCATCCTGAACTACCCGTCCAATCCTACAGGCCTTACATATGACAGGGCAATCCTCGAACAGATAGGGTCAATTGCATTAAAGCACAACATCTATATCATCTCCGATGAAATTTATGAAAAGCTCCTGTACGACGCCACGGAACACACAAGCATTGCTTCCCTTTCCGGGGATATAAAGGCAATGACGATCCTCGTTAACGGCATCTCCAAGTCGCATGCCATGACCGGTTGGAGGATAGGGTATACAGCCGGTCCCGCTGAGATTATAAAGGCGATGAAGAAGATACAGAGCCAGTCCACCTCAAACCCTGCATCCATTTCCCAGTGGGCTGCAGTTGAGGCACTGACGGGCCCGCAGGACTTCATGGAAGAGATGATCAGGGAGTTTGACATAAGGAGGAGATTCCTCGTTGATGAACTCAACAGGATGGAAGGCGTGAGTTGCATGATGCCTAAAGGTGCGTTCTATGCGTTCCCGAACATCAAGGGGCTCCTGGGCGGAAAGATGGGTAACGGCATAATCGACGATTCCTCCGCCCTTGCCTTTTACCTGCTTGATGAGGCAAAGGTGGCGCTTGTACCAGGCAGTGCCTTCGGAGCAGAGGGCTATATCAGGATCTCCTACGCAACATCGATGGAAAACATACAGGAGGGCCTCAACAGGATCAGACATGCACTTGCGGAAAACTCATAG
- the era gene encoding GTPase Era, with translation MKEKVPFRSGYVSIIGRPNVGKSTLLNSVLGEKVAIVTARPQTTRNRIVGIKTLENAQIVFIDTPGIHKPRERLGEFMFGEAMGSIRDVDIVLLMIEPGPPGRTELDILGTLSKLSEKKTAGKDASTPAVFLLVNKIDRVRKQEILPVIAEFNSLFTFDEVIPVSALKGDGLDLLLQSIVKHLGQGPKYYSDDIYTDQLERFMVSELIREKVMTFTEEEIPYSVAVEITGWEEKKKLIIIYANIYVEKESQKGIIIGKRGQMLKRIGSASRKEIEMLLNTRVFLELRVKVKEGWRKKTSALRELGYM, from the coding sequence ATGAAAGAAAAGGTCCCCTTCAGGTCGGGTTATGTATCCATCATCGGCAGGCCCAATGTCGGGAAATCCACGCTCCTTAACAGCGTTCTTGGTGAGAAGGTGGCTATAGTCACGGCAAGGCCACAGACCACCCGCAACAGGATCGTTGGGATAAAGACGCTCGAAAATGCCCAGATAGTTTTTATTGATACCCCCGGCATACACAAACCGAGGGAGCGGCTCGGGGAATTCATGTTCGGTGAGGCGATGGGGAGTATCAGGGATGTGGATATCGTCCTCCTTATGATAGAGCCCGGACCGCCCGGCAGGACGGAACTTGATATTCTCGGCACACTCTCAAAGCTGTCAGAGAAAAAAACAGCAGGGAAAGATGCCTCAACCCCGGCGGTCTTCCTCCTCGTTAACAAGATAGACAGGGTAAGGAAACAGGAAATACTGCCTGTTATCGCAGAATTCAATTCCCTGTTCACCTTTGATGAAGTGATACCTGTCTCTGCGCTGAAGGGAGACGGCCTTGATCTCCTCTTACAGTCGATAGTAAAACACCTCGGGCAAGGACCGAAGTACTACTCCGACGATATATACACCGACCAGCTTGAGCGCTTTATGGTCTCCGAGCTAATTCGCGAAAAGGTCATGACCTTCACAGAGGAGGAGATACCGTATTCGGTGGCCGTGGAGATCACGGGCTGGGAGGAAAAGAAGAAGCTGATAATCATATATGCAAACATTTATGTTGAAAAAGAGAGTCAGAAAGGTATTATAATAGGCAAAAGAGGGCAGATGCTGAAGAGGATAGGTTCTGCATCGAGGAAAGAGATCGAGATGCTTCTTAACACCAGGGTTTTTCTGGAACTGCGGGTCAAGGTCAAGGAGGGCTGGAGAAAAAAGACATCCGCCCTCAGGGAATTGGGGTACATGTAA
- a CDS encoding nudix hydrolase, producing MEELLEIVNEEGRVIGTALRSEAHGNNSLLHRVVHVIVTNNAGDIFLQKRAATKDVAPGKWDTSVGGHVDAGESVEEALRREMTEELGVPDGEVVFLYRYIHSNPYESELVYTYRCRNGGPFRYSRDEIDEVRFWQVDEIKREIGKGIFSDNFEDEFDMFTKLEDTYDF from the coding sequence ATGGAAGAACTGCTCGAAATCGTTAACGAAGAAGGCAGGGTCATCGGCACTGCCCTGAGGTCCGAGGCACATGGCAATAACAGCCTTCTTCACCGGGTTGTCCATGTTATTGTCACAAACAATGCAGGGGACATCTTCCTTCAGAAGCGTGCAGCTACAAAGGACGTGGCTCCGGGCAAGTGGGACACCTCCGTAGGAGGACACGTCGATGCAGGCGAGTCGGTAGAAGAGGCGCTAAGAAGGGAAATGACGGAAGAGCTTGGTGTCCCTGACGGAGAGGTCGTGTTCCTTTACAGGTACATCCACTCCAACCCCTACGAGTCTGAACTTGTCTATACCTATCGATGTAGGAACGGGGGGCCTTTCCGTTACAGCAGGGACGAGATAGACGAGGTCAGGTTCTGGCAGGTGGATGAGATCAAACGGGAGATCGGCAAGGGCATTTTTAGTGACAACTTTGAAGACGAGTTTGATATGTTTACAAAACTGGAGGACACTTATGATTTCTGA
- the pgsA1 gene encoding CDP-diacylglycerol--inositol 3-phosphatidyltransferase, with translation MISAWFGHFLDKPLEPLARHVRVTPNFFTVTGFLITSAAAITIPLDHRLGGVLILAGGAFDILDGVVARTNGKETDFGAFLDSLLDRYSDAFILIAIAWLMLLDGKNTAAVLSIGTLVGAFLVSYARARAEGLGFDCHTGLMERPERIILISAACISGYFVPVLWILFILTHLTVIQRILHVRRLSSK, from the coding sequence ATGATCAGCGCCTGGTTCGGACATTTCCTGGATAAACCCCTTGAACCGCTGGCAAGACATGTAAGGGTTACACCGAATTTCTTCACGGTAACGGGATTTCTGATAACCTCGGCTGCAGCCATAACCATACCCCTCGACCACAGGCTCGGGGGCGTACTGATACTCGCCGGCGGCGCCTTTGATATCCTTGACGGAGTTGTGGCAAGGACCAACGGCAAAGAGACCGACTTCGGCGCCTTTCTCGACTCCCTCCTTGACAGGTACTCCGACGCATTCATCCTCATCGCCATTGCATGGCTCATGCTTCTCGATGGTAAAAACACGGCGGCCGTTCTGAGTATAGGGACTCTTGTCGGTGCATTCCTGGTCAGTTATGCAAGGGCACGGGCCGAGGGCCTGGGGTTTGATTGTCATACCGGCCTGATGGAAAGACCGGAGAGAATTATACTCATCTCAGCAGCATGTATCTCGGGCTATTTCGTACCGGTTTTATGGATCCTGTTTATCCTTACCCACCTGACGGTTATACAGAGAATACTCCATGTAAGGAGGCTGTCCTCAAAATAA
- the smc gene encoding chromosome partition protein Smc — MKIEKLQLTGFKSFAERTVFTFHPGITCIVGPNGCGKSNIVDAFRWVLGEQSARILRGDKMEEVIFNGSQTQKARGMAEVVLYISLPEEQGNGGNEGRTITVSRRLYRSGESEYLINRRICRLKDIREMFLDTGLEMRSYSILEQGRIGEIINAKPIERRFLIEEVAGIMKYKVRKAEAQNKLESSRLNLQRIDDIISEVKRQLNSLNRQAKKAQRYKQYVDSLREIELRVSKREYVVSEKKLGEIRAELDLLTAGEVEKTAAITERENAIQQERIEIVEREGEIDKVVERLQEMERGISFHEQRGAVHRRDLEHLEGQIASLTEQIEEIKAERAGKQDRLTELSGKDTLLKTTIDSLRESILQQEADLTTLEEDLESLERDIDDRRKELFALTDSLGLLKNELGRFEVRHEEMQKKASSVGREKEEAERRAEELGLEIEGVLVEISARREGFQDLHGRRRGLNDEMSRCVDRLEELRKKKSELREEIASLDSRMASLQEMVRGSIDVERFRQEGVHLLSLLSEVIEVEEEYERAVEAALSEKIMGFIVSTRDDIRRSVSLVREHDLPRTAILLSEGSDAVLRDIPAIDGEGAVPLHEVLKESNRHFPLLSALLHNYVLVDDLDAAYRLFDGRTLPEDMKVVTRDGEVLERDNVVLCGSGSGILRLRREIRDIAETIDAKRSDLGETDGEITGVEAQVEGVRESLKVVEAEIVSLEKEISGLEASERRLEEERDRFRKKGEFLGIELEELEREIGELQRDADGKREEVRVMQDKRDGVEEQLAVFQEDIALKRVDVDSRRQAINDIKVEIHGYSERLRSMERERTGLRNEIEALDRKESQAVEMIKIRGEEIDEKRRGIEEVEGRLRGMVVEADSLRKEITQRRDAIRLRKETLIAEEEKITGLRKELGEISRKIHERDLLRTELSIGISSLVKGLSEKYGVDIREEDVPLDGFDGEEDKTAADELVEKIDAMGPVNLGALEEHSELTERYEFLKSQYDDIVISIEELQEAITRINKTTRKMLGDAFDSLRTKFNEVFKLLFGGGFAELRLTEENNILESGIDIVVQPPGKKLQNLNLLSGGEKALTAVSLLFAGFLLKPSPLCILDEADAPLDESNTVRFRELLRELARNIQFIVITHNKITMEGTDYLYGITMVEPGVSNVLSMEFV, encoded by the coding sequence ATGAAGATTGAGAAACTGCAACTTACAGGCTTTAAGTCTTTTGCTGAAAGGACCGTCTTCACCTTCCATCCGGGTATAACCTGTATTGTCGGCCCCAACGGCTGCGGCAAGAGCAATATCGTGGATGCCTTCAGGTGGGTGCTTGGTGAACAGTCTGCAAGGATCCTGAGAGGGGACAAGATGGAGGAGGTTATATTCAACGGGTCCCAGACCCAAAAAGCCCGGGGCATGGCCGAGGTGGTCCTCTATATTTCGTTACCCGAGGAACAGGGCAATGGTGGCAACGAAGGGAGGACAATAACCGTTTCAAGAAGACTGTACCGCTCGGGGGAGAGCGAGTATCTGATAAACCGCCGGATATGCAGACTTAAGGACATCAGGGAGATGTTTCTCGATACAGGGCTTGAGATGAGGAGCTATTCCATTCTGGAACAGGGACGGATAGGGGAGATCATAAATGCAAAGCCCATCGAGAGAAGGTTTCTTATTGAAGAGGTGGCGGGTATTATGAAGTACAAGGTGAGGAAGGCTGAAGCACAGAATAAACTGGAATCATCCCGGCTGAATCTCCAGAGAATAGACGATATCATATCGGAAGTGAAGCGACAGCTCAACTCATTAAACCGGCAGGCAAAGAAGGCGCAGAGGTACAAGCAGTACGTGGATTCCCTCAGGGAGATTGAACTGAGGGTTTCAAAGAGGGAGTATGTTGTTTCAGAGAAGAAACTCGGGGAGATCAGGGCGGAACTCGACCTCCTCACTGCCGGTGAGGTAGAAAAGACAGCGGCCATCACCGAGCGGGAGAATGCAATCCAGCAGGAGAGAATCGAGATTGTGGAACGGGAGGGTGAGATTGATAAGGTCGTTGAGAGGCTTCAGGAAATGGAGAGGGGGATTAGTTTCCACGAGCAGAGGGGCGCTGTTCACAGGAGGGATCTTGAACACCTCGAAGGGCAGATCGCTTCCCTTACCGAACAGATTGAGGAGATAAAGGCCGAGAGGGCCGGGAAGCAGGACAGGCTGACCGAGTTAAGCGGAAAGGATACCCTGTTGAAGACGACGATCGATTCACTCAGGGAGAGCATTCTTCAGCAGGAAGCAGACCTGACCACCCTTGAAGAGGACCTGGAATCACTGGAGCGGGATATTGACGACAGGAGGAAAGAACTCTTTGCCCTGACCGATTCCCTTGGTCTTCTGAAGAATGAGCTTGGCAGGTTTGAGGTGAGACATGAGGAGATGCAGAAGAAGGCATCCAGTGTCGGCAGGGAAAAGGAAGAGGCTGAAAGACGTGCGGAAGAACTCGGTTTGGAGATTGAAGGTGTCCTTGTCGAGATTAGTGCCAGGCGGGAGGGGTTTCAGGATCTGCATGGAAGAAGAAGGGGCCTTAACGATGAGATGTCCCGGTGTGTGGACAGGCTTGAAGAGCTGAGAAAAAAGAAGTCGGAACTCAGGGAGGAGATAGCTTCCCTTGATTCCAGGATGGCATCATTGCAGGAGATGGTCAGGGGCAGTATAGACGTGGAGAGGTTCAGGCAGGAAGGGGTTCATCTGCTCTCATTGCTCTCCGAGGTGATAGAGGTCGAAGAGGAGTATGAGAGGGCGGTTGAGGCCGCACTGTCGGAGAAGATTATGGGGTTCATAGTATCAACGCGGGATGACATCAGGAGATCCGTCTCTCTTGTCAGGGAGCATGATCTTCCAAGGACGGCCATTCTCCTCTCTGAAGGATCAGATGCGGTTCTCAGGGATATTCCGGCAATTGACGGGGAGGGTGCAGTCCCCCTCCATGAAGTTCTTAAAGAGAGCAACAGGCATTTTCCTCTTCTGAGCGCCCTCCTTCACAACTACGTGCTGGTAGATGACCTGGATGCAGCATACAGGCTCTTCGACGGCCGGACGCTGCCTGAAGACATGAAGGTTGTGACAAGAGATGGCGAAGTCCTCGAGAGAGACAACGTTGTTCTCTGTGGCAGCGGGTCCGGTATCCTGAGGCTGAGAAGAGAGATAAGGGATATTGCTGAGACCATAGATGCGAAGAGGTCGGATCTCGGGGAAACAGACGGTGAGATTACAGGAGTTGAGGCTCAGGTGGAGGGGGTGCGGGAGTCTCTGAAGGTGGTTGAGGCCGAAATTGTATCTCTGGAGAAGGAAATAAGCGGACTTGAGGCCTCTGAGCGAAGGCTTGAGGAGGAAAGGGACCGTTTCCGGAAAAAGGGAGAGTTTCTCGGGATTGAGCTTGAGGAACTGGAGCGGGAAATAGGGGAACTTCAGAGGGATGCCGACGGTAAGCGAGAAGAGGTAAGGGTAATGCAGGATAAAAGGGACGGGGTGGAGGAGCAACTTGCGGTGTTTCAGGAGGATATCGCCCTGAAGAGAGTGGATGTGGATTCACGGCGCCAGGCGATCAATGACATAAAGGTGGAGATACATGGATACTCCGAGAGGCTCCGCTCCATGGAGAGGGAGAGGACGGGGCTCCGGAACGAAATAGAGGCGCTTGACCGCAAGGAGTCCCAGGCCGTCGAAATGATTAAGATCAGGGGGGAGGAGATCGACGAGAAGCGAAGGGGCATAGAGGAAGTTGAGGGGCGCCTCAGGGGTATGGTTGTTGAGGCTGATTCCCTGAGGAAGGAAATAACACAGCGGCGGGACGCAATCAGGCTGAGGAAAGAGACGCTGATAGCCGAGGAGGAGAAAATAACAGGGCTGAGAAAGGAACTCGGGGAGATCAGCCGGAAGATACATGAGAGGGACCTTTTGCGCACGGAACTGTCAATCGGCATATCCTCCCTGGTGAAGGGGCTCAGTGAGAAGTATGGTGTGGATATCCGGGAGGAGGATGTACCCCTTGATGGTTTCGATGGGGAAGAGGACAAAACGGCGGCGGATGAGCTTGTGGAAAAGATAGACGCCATGGGGCCTGTCAATCTTGGGGCACTTGAGGAGCACAGTGAACTGACGGAGCGGTATGAATTTCTTAAGAGTCAGTATGACGATATTGTAATTTCCATTGAGGAACTCCAGGAGGCGATTACAAGGATAAACAAGACCACGAGGAAGATGCTCGGGGATGCCTTTGACTCACTGAGAACAAAGTTCAACGAGGTCTTCAAGCTCCTCTTCGGTGGCGGGTTTGCAGAACTGAGACTGACGGAGGAGAATAATATACTCGAGTCGGGGATAGATATCGTGGTGCAGCCTCCGGGTAAAAAACTTCAGAACCTGAACCTCCTCTCCGGAGGTGAGAAGGCCCTCACGGCGGTTTCGCTCCTCTTTGCAGGGTTTCTCCTGAAGCCGTCACCCCTCTGTATACTTGATGAGGCCGATGCCCCGCTTGACGAGAGCAATACGGTAAGGTTCAGGGAGTTGCTCAGGGAACTGGCCAGGAATATCCAGTTTATTGTGATCACCCATAACAAGATCACCATGGAGGGTACGGATTATCTCTATGGTATAACGATGGTGGAGCCGGGGGTTTCCAATGTCCTTTCTATGGAGTTTGTCTGA
- the hspA_1 gene encoding spore protein SP21, translating into MKDKWETLKDIFSIQERVNKLFDDIMTGGQGSGHDCSVSWSPRVDIYDTDQEFIVNAELPGIHQDDIEIKVEGDLLIIGGCRPLASDTSNEEGKYHMIENSYGSFRRTFKLPESVDQPGVNAVLQDGILRITLPRRNKPEIKHIPIE; encoded by the coding sequence ATGAAGGATAAATGGGAGACTTTGAAGGACATCTTTTCAATCCAGGAGAGGGTCAATAAACTCTTTGACGATATAATGACCGGCGGGCAAGGCAGCGGGCATGACTGCTCTGTCTCATGGTCTCCACGAGTGGATATCTACGATACCGATCAGGAATTCATTGTAAATGCCGAGTTGCCCGGGATCCATCAGGACGATATTGAAATCAAGGTCGAGGGCGACCTCCTCATCATAGGCGGCTGCAGGCCCCTTGCATCGGACACCTCTAATGAAGAGGGGAAGTACCACATGATCGAGAACAGCTATGGTTCTTTCAGGCGTACCTTCAAGCTGCCGGAAAGCGTGGATCAGCCGGGGGTCAACGCGGTGCTCCAGGACGGGATCTTAAGGATCACGCTGCCGAGAAGGAACAAACCCGAAATAAAACACATCCCGATTGAGTGA
- the ccsA_1 gene encoding cytochrome c biogenesis protein CcsA — protein MITLIAFLPIPLFLFSIFRRPLLYVAVTLQGGYLLYRGALLGRIPLVGLHDTLLFLSLSTALFAIPFQQVRKEMRWFLEAVALISAVFSLAGFLSPGVDTPLPPVLKTYWFELHVVLSFFSYGLFGIGAVLGLHVFRNDDNAEGLQYRAILIGYLLFSLSMVFGGIWAYLAWGTYWLWTPKEIWTVLIWLVYTLYLHLRFRPWWRGRRIAAVGIVGYLMVLFTYLGVGLLMKSSHSFQ, from the coding sequence ATGATAACCTTGATAGCCTTCCTGCCCATTCCCCTTTTCCTCTTCAGCATATTCCGGAGGCCGCTGTTGTATGTTGCGGTCACACTCCAGGGTGGATACCTGCTCTACAGGGGTGCACTCCTGGGGAGGATTCCCCTTGTGGGGCTTCATGACACCCTGTTGTTTCTCTCTTTATCCACCGCATTGTTTGCCATCCCCTTTCAGCAGGTCAGAAAGGAGATGAGGTGGTTTCTTGAGGCGGTTGCGCTGATTTCAGCCGTTTTCTCCTTGGCGGGGTTTCTATCTCCGGGTGTGGATACACCCCTGCCCCCTGTCCTGAAGACATACTGGTTTGAACTTCATGTGGTGCTGTCGTTCTTCTCCTATGGACTCTTCGGCATAGGGGCGGTGCTGGGCCTCCATGTATTCAGAAACGACGATAATGCCGAAGGACTCCAGTACAGGGCCATTCTTATCGGGTATCTCCTCTTCTCCCTCTCCATGGTCTTTGGCGGGATATGGGCATATCTTGCATGGGGGACTTACTGGCTCTGGACGCCGAAGGAGATATGGACTGTGCTTATCTGGCTTGTTTATACCCTGTATCTCCATCTCCGGTTCAGACCCTGGTGGCGCGGCAGGAGGATTGCCGCTGTTGGAATAGTTGGTTACTTGATGGTATTATTTACCTATCTCGGTGTGGGCCTGCTTATGAAGAGTTCCCATTCATTTCAGTGA
- the recO gene encoding DNA repair protein RecO: MLKRTEGIVIKNKPMREADLIVTYLTRDYGIMNLYAKSPRKVGSRFGSSLEPVTYSRIGFFGKEQTGLPRLTQSDIIKPHHGLRDSIKVFVPLSEMLELSLRLLPERTNSRAAFSLLLNSLSAIEKEPDNPLHSIYYKIRLLQITGFAPKLHLCGRCGGDADLFFLSEGAVLCSRCRPGPGRHVLVSPPMKKVYHYLSRVRASTIGRLKLGTDVIHGLEALMDSHINYTVVDNLKTKAYMQVTADEG, translated from the coding sequence ATGTTAAAGAGGACCGAGGGGATAGTTATCAAGAATAAGCCGATGCGTGAAGCCGATCTCATCGTAACATACCTGACCAGGGACTATGGGATCATGAACCTCTATGCAAAGAGTCCGCGCAAGGTGGGGAGCAGGTTCGGGAGCAGTCTCGAACCTGTCACATACTCGAGGATTGGGTTTTTCGGCAAGGAACAGACAGGCCTTCCCCGCCTGACACAGTCTGATATCATAAAACCCCATCACGGCCTCCGCGATTCAATAAAGGTCTTTGTTCCCCTCTCGGAGATGCTTGAGCTGTCCCTCCGCCTCCTCCCTGAAAGGACCAACAGCAGGGCAGCCTTTTCACTGCTTCTCAACTCCCTTTCGGCAATCGAGAAAGAACCGGATAACCCCCTCCATTCGATATACTATAAGATCAGGCTCCTCCAGATTACGGGATTTGCACCAAAGCTTCACCTCTGCGGCAGGTGCGGCGGCGATGCCGACCTCTTTTTCCTCAGCGAAGGAGCCGTTTTGTGCAGCAGGTGCAGGCCGGGACCGGGCAGACATGTGCTGGTCTCCCCGCCCATGAAAAAGGTCTATCATTACCTCTCGAGGGTCAGGGCATCAACCATAGGGAGGCTGAAACTCGGAACCGATGTTATACACGGACTTGAAGCACTCATGGATTCTCATATAAACTATACTGTAGTCGATAATCTGAAAACAAAGGCATACATGCAGGTGACCGCTGATGAAGGATAA
- a CDS encoding putative FAD-linked oxidoreductase produces MRPDLWSEGLAVYGDMKGLSRVIGESKISTAPEDLICYGFDASRIEGKPRAVVWPESVDDVVRLSRFASDRKIPIVPRGAGTGTTGGAVPARGAIVVSFERMSGILEIDTDNLSVVVEPGVINGNLQRELAVHGYFYPPDPASMNFCTIGGNVAENAGGPRAVKYGVTGDYVMSLEAVLADGSLINTGVKTPKGVVGYDLTSLLVGSEGTLAAITKVRLKILPEPEDIITLLVSFDDLRASGEAVSRVTSEGIMPRTLEFMDRDAIAAVEEFRPSGLGHAEALLIIELDGDHRAVQRQSERVVELCRGLGGDVSVAEDTRDRERLWESRRAVPSAINRVSPTKINEDIVVPRSEIPGMLTYLRSLSERSGIRIISFGHAGDGNIHVNIMVDEEDREEYERGHGLVKDIFTETLRLGGTISGEHGVGLTKADYINMEIGHREMDLMRGIKRLFDNGNILNPGKVFP; encoded by the coding sequence TTGCGCCCCGACCTTTGGTCGGAGGGCCTGGCCGTTTATGGAGACATGAAGGGACTTAGTCGGGTTATAGGTGAGTCAAAGATCAGTACCGCCCCGGAGGACCTGATCTGTTATGGCTTTGACGCATCCCGGATAGAGGGAAAGCCCCGTGCAGTGGTATGGCCTGAGAGTGTCGATGATGTTGTGAGGCTCTCAAGGTTTGCCAGTGACCGGAAGATTCCGATAGTCCCCAGGGGGGCAGGTACCGGTACGACGGGGGGCGCCGTGCCGGCCAGGGGTGCGATTGTCGTGAGTTTTGAGAGGATGTCGGGGATACTCGAGATCGACACGGATAACCTGAGTGTTGTTGTCGAGCCCGGTGTGATTAACGGTAATCTCCAGAGGGAGCTTGCCGTACACGGATACTTCTACCCCCCCGACCCTGCAAGTATGAACTTCTGCACAATCGGTGGTAATGTGGCTGAAAACGCAGGTGGACCAAGGGCTGTAAAATATGGTGTAACAGGGGATTACGTCATGTCTCTGGAGGCCGTTCTTGCCGATGGAAGCCTGATAAATACCGGGGTGAAGACCCCCAAGGGTGTAGTCGGTTATGACCTTACAAGCCTTCTCGTGGGTTCAGAGGGGACACTTGCCGCAATTACGAAGGTGAGACTGAAGATACTTCCCGAGCCGGAGGATATTATAACCCTGCTTGTCTCTTTTGATGATCTGAGGGCGTCGGGGGAGGCTGTTTCAAGGGTGACCTCGGAAGGGATAATGCCCAGGACCCTCGAGTTTATGGACAGGGATGCAATCGCGGCGGTTGAGGAATTCAGGCCCTCCGGTCTCGGGCATGCAGAGGCCCTCCTTATAATTGAACTTGACGGAGACCACCGGGCTGTACAGAGGCAGTCCGAGCGGGTAGTCGAGTTGTGCAGGGGGCTTGGCGGCGATGTCAGTGTTGCAGAGGATACGAGAGACAGGGAACGCCTCTGGGAAAGCCGGAGGGCGGTTCCTTCCGCAATAAACAGGGTTTCTCCGACCAAGATAAACGAGGATATAGTGGTGCCGAGGAGCGAAATACCCGGTATGCTCACATACCTGAGGAGTCTGTCGGAGCGCAGCGGCATAAGAATAATCAGCTTTGGTCACGCAGGTGACGGTAATATTCATGTGAATATAATGGTTGACGAGGAGGACAGGGAGGAGTATGAACGGGGACACGGGCTTGTAAAGGACATATTCACCGAGACCCTGAGGCTTGGGGGCACCATATCAGGAGAGCACGGGGTCGGACTGACAAAAGCGGATTACATAAACATGGAGATAGGACATCGGGAGATGGATCTGATGCGGGGAATCAAGAGGCTTTTCGACAATGGTAATATATTGAACCCCGGCAAGGTCTTTCCATGA